The Candidatus Berkiella aquae sequence GCCACGCTTTAATTTTTCAGCGTTCTGGTAGATTTTACTAGCCTCTCGAAGCTGACCATTTTTTTTCAACACTTGCACTAAATCAAGATGTAATTGAAGATTAGACGGTGAATTTTCAAGCGCTTTTTTCAACTGTGAAATAGCCGTCTCGTCATCACCTAACTGGCTATGAATAATCCCTAACAAATGATACGCAGCATAATAATTGGGTTCTTCCAATAGCAATGCTTGGCATAACCTTTTTGCCGCTTCCAAATCTCCTCTATTGTAACAAAAGTACGCATTTCTCATATGTTCTTTAATCAGAACATCATGGTCATCTGTCACTTGCGGGGGACCGGCAGGCTCATTGAGCGCTTTTTCAAGTGTTGAAAAATGCTGCTTATAAAGTTGAAATAGGCCAACTTCCTTTTCATGAATATGACTAAAATTGAAATGATTATATTCTTGACAACCTAAGAAAGAGATAACCGTAGAAACTGTTTCTTCCGGTTTTTTTACTAAATCTTCATATTTTACTGTTAATATTTCATCAGAAAAAATACTTAACCAATAATTCATTAGTAACAAATGCTGTTGATAGTAGCTCGCAATCTGTTTTACATCGACACTGTAAGCATGACCTTGAATAAAATATTTAAAATATAACGAAACACAATTGTCTAATGAGTCTCGTTGGCAATAAATAAATTTAGTCTGAGGAAAGAGCGTTTTCATCAACCCCAAATACAAAAAGTGATTGGGCATGGTATCTATCAAATAACGTGGAGATTTCACATTATCTCGTATCAGTCGTTGATAGTAACTTTCTCGCAATAAGTCAACCTGTTTTTGTGTTAAATGTTTCATCCAATAAGGATAACTACCTTGTGGTCTATCACTAATTGGGATAGCTTCAGTACAATGATAGAGCCCTAGCTCTCCTTTGCCTTCAATCTCAGGATGCTGCATTAGTAAGGACTCTAATAAGCTCTTCCCTGATCGTGGAACCCCGATGATAATGAGAGGCTGTGCTGATATTTCTTGGGCTTTACTAAATTTATCACGCTCAAACGCTTTATCTATTTTAATAATTTGCTGAATATGATTGATTAAATTTTCTTCATTAAACTGCCTGTTTTTGGCAAGCAATTGATTGCCTTTGTTATAGTATTGAAATGATGTTTTATAATCTTGACAATCCTGATAAATTTTTCCAAGCGCAAAATCATATTGGATTTCATCCGCAACCGATAGCTTCTCATCTTTCAATTCTAATATTTTTACAAGATCAGGATCATTCAACACTTCATACTGACGACACATTGAAAGATTTCGCCAATTGGATGGTAATCGAGGATTGATAGCAAGGGTACGACGTAATAAATCTTCTGCTTTAGATATCTCGTTTAATTCAATATAATTACTCGCAAGATTCGTCATGGCTGAAATATATTTGGGAGCTAATGCGAGTGAATTTTCAAAATAGGTATTGGCTCGCAATAGTTGCTTGTCCATCGTTAACGCCGTGCCAAAATTATTTAAAAATACAGGATCATTTTCGATTAATTTATCAGCCTCTTCATAGTAATGTATTGACTCTACAAATCGACTTTGCAATTGATAAATAACTGCAAGATGATAAAAAGCTTTTGCATTTTTAGGTTCAAGCCTTAACACTTTATTAAAATAACGGATAGCGTCTGAATATTTTTTCTGCTTCTCGCAAAGATCCCCTAGAACTAAATAAGCTTTTATGTGTTGTTCATTGTATTTGATACATTGTAAAAATGCATTTTCAGCTGCTTGCAAATGTTCTCTGGCAATTTCAATACATCCCAATACAAAATAGAAGTTGCTATTTCTTGGCGTTATTGCAATAGCAGTTTGAATGGTTTTTTCTGCTGCTTCATAATCTTTTTTATCGAGCAAAATCAATGACCATAAACACAGCACTTCTTCATTTTGAGGAAATTTAGCTAGACATTGCTCGGCGAGCAGTGAAGCTTCGGTTACCTTAGCTTGTTGACGGAGCTCATGCGCACGCGCTAAATGCTGGGGTAAATTTTGAAGTGTGATAGGCACTGACACAGACATTGGCTTAATATCCAGCATGAGATCACATAATCTATAACAAAAGATATCGGTTAAAGGCTTTTCACTCACTAGCGTTTTACCGTGTATTTACCTCTTTGTATGCAAAAATACTTGCCAAATTAATCATGTTCGAATAAATTGCCAGCATACAAACTCATGTAGGTAATTTATATGACAAATTCAAACACAATTAACATTTACACCCATTCCGATTGTTTAAAACATAAGATGGAAAAGAACCATCCTGAAGCACCTACACGCTTAATTGCTTGTAAACAAGCTTTGCAGGCCGATCTTTCTCTCGCCAACCAATTGCGGTGGAAAAATGCACCTAAAGCAACCAAAGCACAATTAGCTAGGGTCCATGACAAAACCTATATTGATAGGACTTTTGCTCTTTCACCTCGTGAAGGGATTATCAAAAAGGATATTGATGCAAAAATGAATCCTTACACACTGTCAGCCGCATTAAGCGCTGCCGGTGCCCAAATTGCTGCTGTTAAAGATGTCATAAATGGGAAAACAAAACGAGCGTTTTGTTTAGTACGTCCTCCTGGCCATCATGCTAGTCAGAATAAAGCTGCGGGCTTTAGTTTTTTTAATAATGTCGCCGTAGGTGCGGCTCATGCTCTGAATGCTTTCAAATTAAAGCGCATCGCTATTATTGATTTTGATGTACATCATGGTGATGGGACAGAAAAAATATTTTATAAAGATCCTCGAGTCCTGTTTTGGTCTAGCTTTCAACATCCTCATTATCCGCATGGAACTAAATTAGATGGGCATCCATCTCATATTAACCTTGCTCCCTTGAATGCAAACTCAGGTAGTAACGAGTTTCGTAAACGAGTAGAAACACAACTCATCCCGAGTTTAATCGCATTTAAGCCAGAATGTATTTTTATTTCCGCAGGATTTGATGCTCATAAAGATGACAAGCTTTCCTCTATCAATCTCAATGAAGAAGATTATGCTTTCGTCACAAAAGAGATCTGTAAAGTTGCAGACAAATTTGCAAAAGGAAGAGTGATCTCAACGTTAGAAGGTGGCTATAACGTGAAAGCATTGGCTGCATCTGTGAAAAGTCATGTGAAGGCGATGGTCCCTAAATTTGAGCATTCTTTAACCCCCCCTATTTTATCTCAAGTGAAAAAGGTTAAAACACTCATCCCCAGCTTGCTAATATCTACGTTAGCAATGGCAACACAGTTAAGTCGCTTTGCATTAGTCGCTTTTCCATCGACTCTTTTGCTCAACTTTTGTATGGTTTTGTTTCCACTTGATCTGATTAGAACATGTAGAAATCAATTCAAAACACAGCAACATGAAAACTATTGTTTAAAAACAGAAAAAGATATTAAACACCTTACACAATCTCAATCGGAAGCTTTTACAATCGGTAGAAAAGCAGCCCAAAGTTACACAGCACATCTTGGAAGCTTTTTTTCTTGGTCTGCTTATCGATCTCCAAAAGCATTTTATGCTGGCTTTGCCGCGAGCGAAGGTCAAAACAAAGTGTTAATGTCGCGGATTAAAAAGAAATAACTTTTAAGAAAATCAGAGGAAGAGTTGCGACTCTCCCTCTGAAAGTCGTATTTTCAATTATGCGCCGACTGTAGTTTTTTCTTAGCTTGGGGCTCTATTTTATAATCGCCGCGAGAGAATAATCGTTCGATTAAACAGTAAAGAACAATAAATAAGTAGCGGCTGCCCATTTCACGTATTTTTAATTTAGAAACCCCTTCTTTGCGGTTATACCAAGCATTGGGGATCACGGCATATTGATAACCACGAATAATTGATTTTAAAGGTAATTCTACTGTTAAATTAAAATGATGTGCTAATAAGGGTTGCAATCCTGTTATCACATGCCGACGATAACATTTAAAAGCATTGGTAATATCATTATAACGAAACTGAAATAGAACTCTGATAAAATTATTGGCTAACCGGTTTAAGATTTTTTTATGTAGTGGATAGTCAACGGCTTTGCCACCTGGCATGAATCTTGAACCAAAAACGCAATCATAGCCCTCTTGTAGCTTACGATAAAATCTCACAATATCTTCAGGTGCATCAGAGCCATCGGCCATCACAATTACAACCGCATCGCCGGTAAATGCTTGTAACCCACAACGAACTGCTAAACCAAATCCATTGGGAGGTGCATTATTAATATAACGCAACGTTGGATGTTGATTCATCAATTGTTTGAGTGTCAATTCAGTATTGTCACTACTATTATCATTGATGACTAAAATTTCATGAGGAATATTGGCTTGATTTAAGCGTGCGATCAATGTTGGTAATAAATTTTGCAAATTGACCGCTTCATTGTGTGCAGGTATAACAACGGACAATTTATCAAGCACATTTTTATCATGCATATTCATAAGAGCTACCTTGGGTTTCTTTAATGGCATGATAAATTTCTGTTAAGGTGGTGATTAAATTATATTGAAAATCCCAATTAGGATAATCTTGTTTAAATTTACGCACATCGCTAACCCACCAAATATGATCACCAATGCGGTTATCATTGACATAATTCCACATTAATTCTTCACCACTGATTTCTTGGCAGAAACTAATGGCTTCCAGTACCGAACAATTATTTCCTGGCCCGCCCCCAAGATTATAAACAGCACCCGATTTAGGGGCTTCAATAAAATGCCACATGGCGGAAACTAAATCGAAACTATGAATATTATCGCGCACTTGCTTACCTTTATAACCGTAGATGCTATAAGGCTTATGCGTGATTGCACAGCGCATGAGATACGCTAAAAAACCATGTAATTTAGTACCAGAATGTGCAGGCCCTGTCAGACATCCACCGCGAAAACAGACGGTATTCATACCAAAATAGCGTCCATATTCTTGGACCATTAAATCAGCTGCCGCTTTAGAAACGCCAAAAAGACTATGTTTGTTCTGATCGATGCTCATATTTTCATCAATACCAAAACCATAATAAGGATGAAGCGTTGCAACTTCAAAACGTCTGGCGAGTTCTTCTAATGGTAGATTATTCGGGGTATCGCCGTAGACTTTGTTGGTGCTCAAATAGATAAACGTGGCATCTTTACAATGTTGACGAGTGAGTTCAAGTAAATTCAAAGTACCATTGGCATTCACCGTAAAATCAACATGAGGATTGGATGCTGCCCAATCATGCGAAGGCTGAGCTGCTGCATGAATAATCACGGCGATATCATTAGCGTAGTGCTTAAATATTTTTTCTAGAGTCGCATTATCGCGAATATCACAATCATAATGTTGATAACTGGGAACCTGACGTTTTAATGATTGCAGATTCCACTGCGTGCAAGCTTCTTCCCCAAAAAAGGATTTACGCATATTGTTATCGATACCAACAACTGACATTCCTTTGTCAGCCAAAAATTTCACGGCCTCTGATCCAATTAATCCTGCTGATCCGGTAATGATTGCTACTGCCACAATACGCTTCCTTTTTATCCATTGATCCTTTTATTATACTCAGTGCGCTCCAAGATGCGAAGCATGACTTAAAGGACGAACTTGTAGGGGTTTATGCCGTGAAAATGGGTGCAAGCATCGCTTTGTGCTCACACATCCAACGATCAATCTCTTCCACGATTTGCGGGATCTTGATTTGTGGTGCCCATTGAGTTTTCTGATTTACTTTGGTAATGTCAGTAACATAGTATGGGATATCAGCTTCACGTGTTTGCGGATCACAATCAATCTGACATTGCTTTCCTGTAATGTCAGACACAATGGCTGTTAACTCGCATAACGAAAGACTGTTCGCATAGCCGCCTCCCACATTGTACACCGCACCTTGATGATCTTCTGCTGAACACATTTGCCGCAACAAGAGCTGATACAAATCATTCACATGCAAGACATCTCGTACTTGCATACCTTCCCCACCAAATCCCATGTATTTAAGGCCGCCCCCAAAGACATGTCTTGCAACCCACAATGCCATAAACCCTTGATCGACTTTGCCCATTTGCCAAGGACCTGCCAGTACACCGCAACGATTAATGATGGCAGGAATACCATACATTTGGCTGTATTCATGAATCAATAATTCGCCACAAAGCTTGGTTGCCCCATAAAGAGAACGAAAACCTTCTATTGAAAAATGCTCCGCAATTCCCTTTGAACAAAGCCCGCTTACCGTTTCTTTCAGATCAAGTTCAAAGCGTTGGTTCTCTATTTTTAAGGGTAATGCTCTTAAAGCTTGAATGGGATAAACACGACTGGTCGATAGAAATGCCATCTTACCGCCGTATTGCCGCAAATATTCCAAGCAATTAATGAGCCCTAATAAATTGGTATTCATCAAATAAGCAGGGCTATCACCATATCCGGCATGAACACTAGGCTCAGCAGAGCATTCTATTAACCAATCAATTTCTTTAATTTTGGCAAGATCTTCGCTATTGCGCACATCACCATGCACAAATTCAACACCTTGTTCTCTTAATCGTGTGAGATTTAATTCACTTCCCCGACGACTCAAATTATCTAGACAAATAACATGACAATCTTGATGGTGTTGCTTAAAGGTAATTGCTAGGCTTGAGCCAACAAAGCCAGCACCGCCTGTGATTAATATTTTTTTCATACGGTTCCTTTGCGCGTAAAGACGGCATACCCCTCACAACTCTCTTGTCGCTTAAACGTTTGTAAACTGGCGCCATCAAATTCATCGGTGACAGGAGAAGGCAAAATGAGCGCATTAAAATATCCCTTCTCAATAAGGCCACCAATCCCGTTATCCTCAAAAGGGATCCCCATTTGTCGATCGCTCCAATAGTTATAAGCCAATACAAAGGTATGAGGGCTTGCGTTCATCCAAGGCAAAGCGCCATAGTGATTAATGACAAATACCGGTTGGGGTAACGTTGCAATGCAACTTTGTAATGCCGTCATTGAATGGTGTTGTGATGATAAAGCTTGCGACCGGTTTTGTAATATCACACTGCCAATCGCCCCTACCCATAGTAATCCTGCGATAGCGGTAGCTAGCGTTATCATTCTAGAAGGAATGACTATCAAACTAAGCGCTTTACCAATGAACAACGTTAAAAATAATAATGCAATAAAGTGATAATTTTCAGCGCTACCCACTTTGCTACTAGCAGGCAATAAAATCAGCGACCACACCATTAATCCTAAAATACTTAATTGAATGGCAGGATCTTGACGTAATTGGCGAGCATCATTTGCATTACGAATCGCAGCAATGAATACAGCCACGAAAATCAACCAGATTGGGAAAGTCTTTTTAAAAAACGCGAGCGTATTGCCAAGGAACACCGCGCTTGATAGCGGGATCGCGGTATTAACGAAAAAGAGCATATTACGGGCATTGGCAGATAACAAGGCAAAAGAGCAGGCATATAAGCTAACCAATAATAAACTAAATATCACGCAAGCAAACCATTGCCTACGCCATAGTAGTAACAATCCAATCGCCCCAGGCATCACAATGTTGATCTGCTTACAAGACCATGACAAGTAACAATATAATGCAGCCAATATCACCATGGGTAAGCGCTTTTGTGGAAAATAATGCAAAATGCAAGCGCCAGCACAAGCATCAAAAAACAATCCCAGCAAATCGGGTCTGACGGTCATCGACCAAAAGCCAATTAAAGGCCCATACCACAATAAAACACTTAAACTAAAAGCTAATTTTTGTTGCTGTAAAGAACGTAACAGCCGATAAGTCAGCACAAAACCTGCGCTCACAATGGCAAAAGTAATAAGTCGCCCAATGGTTGGGATCCAAGCATCATTTAAATGAAAAACATGTATGACAAAGGTGGTTAGCTTTCCGTAAAACGCATAGAAAAACCAATTAAAATACGTTGCGGTAAAAGGTAATTGATGAGGATCTGTGTATACCGGTAAACCATGGGCAACTTTGAAAAGCGCAAATAATGATTCCTCTTCAAAGCCACTGGTGATCACATGCATAGGAGCACTAAAAGAGAAAACTTGCGCGAATCTTAGGGCGACTAACAACAGTGCAACCCAAGCACCCAGATTCAGAAAAAAAGGGCCCAGTGAATCGATTTTGGATTTCATATTAAATTACTGCTGGTTTTATACCATAAGTGAAAACAAATGCTCTGAACAATGAAAGCCATTGCGCTCGGAAAAAAGTACGATCGAAGAAATTATAAATCGGTAATATACCTCTAGCAGCA is a genomic window containing:
- a CDS encoding sulfotransferase — translated: MSEKPLTDIFCYRLCDLMLDIKPMSVSVPITLQNLPQHLARAHELRQQAKVTEASLLAEQCLAKFPQNEEVLCLWSLILLDKKDYEAAEKTIQTAIAITPRNSNFYFVLGCIEIAREHLQAAENAFLQCIKYNEQHIKAYLVLGDLCEKQKKYSDAIRYFNKVLRLEPKNAKAFYHLAVIYQLQSRFVESIHYYEEADKLIENDPVFLNNFGTALTMDKQLLRANTYFENSLALAPKYISAMTNLASNYIELNEISKAEDLLRRTLAINPRLPSNWRNLSMCRQYEVLNDPDLVKILELKDEKLSVADEIQYDFALGKIYQDCQDYKTSFQYYNKGNQLLAKNRQFNEENLINHIQQIIKIDKAFERDKFSKAQEISAQPLIIIGVPRSGKSLLESLLMQHPEIEGKGELGLYHCTEAIPISDRPQGSYPYWMKHLTQKQVDLLRESYYQRLIRDNVKSPRYLIDTMPNHFLYLGLMKTLFPQTKFIYCQRDSLDNCVSLYFKYFIQGHAYSVDVKQIASYYQQHLLLMNYWLSIFSDEILTVKYEDLVKKPEETVSTVISFLGCQEYNHFNFSHIHEKEVGLFQLYKQHFSTLEKALNEPAGPPQVTDDHDVLIKEHMRNAYFCYNRGDLEAAKRLCQALLLEEPNYYAAYHLLGIIHSQLGDDETAISQLKKALENSPSNLQLHLDLVQVLKKNGQLREASKIYQNAEKLKRGNNKSKEKNFHDLLLNAFLSPPSIIEESENQLLVQSTVSVTKITEPMISTSYRHFNDIYEGYLHSVKDEKDSAWHYLFKTTTLLTQLFKQAKPSMCVLDIGCVTASFRDFLVSHQLSEQNQILYWGLDDNEVMLAKKFKATELPSLLVSHDIQNGLPFKSDFFDYVVDLEKFPFLSIEQGKFLLSEMYRVLKHEGLLAISMNYSAEQPGNMQSVPKEQFEKMLHEHGFEIMQRFGSQTSLDNLLPYLSDEHKTLVNALLLIHSREIVAAIMAPLYPEYTEQTTFVCQIR
- a CDS encoding histone deacetylase family protein, producing MTNSNTINIYTHSDCLKHKMEKNHPEAPTRLIACKQALQADLSLANQLRWKNAPKATKAQLARVHDKTYIDRTFALSPREGIIKKDIDAKMNPYTLSAALSAAGAQIAAVKDVINGKTKRAFCLVRPPGHHASQNKAAGFSFFNNVAVGAAHALNAFKLKRIAIIDFDVHHGDGTEKIFYKDPRVLFWSSFQHPHYPHGTKLDGHPSHINLAPLNANSGSNEFRKRVETQLIPSLIAFKPECIFISAGFDAHKDDKLSSINLNEEDYAFVTKEICKVADKFAKGRVISTLEGGYNVKALAASVKSHVKAMVPKFEHSLTPPILSQVKKVKTLIPSLLISTLAMATQLSRFALVAFPSTLLLNFCMVLFPLDLIRTCRNQFKTQQHENYCLKTEKDIKHLTQSQSEAFTIGRKAAQSYTAHLGSFFSWSAYRSPKAFYAGFAASEGQNKVLMSRIKKK
- a CDS encoding glycosyltransferase, with amino-acid sequence MNMHDKNVLDKLSVVIPAHNEAVNLQNLLPTLIARLNQANIPHEILVINDNSSDNTELTLKQLMNQHPTLRYINNAPPNGFGLAVRCGLQAFTGDAVVIVMADGSDAPEDIVRFYRKLQEGYDCVFGSRFMPGGKAVDYPLHKKILNRLANNFIRVLFQFRYNDITNAFKCYRRHVITGLQPLLAHHFNLTVELPLKSIIRGYQYAVIPNAWYNRKEGVSKLKIREMGSRYLFIVLYCLIERLFSRGDYKIEPQAKKKLQSAHN
- a CDS encoding NAD-dependent epimerase/dehydratase family protein, producing MAVAIITGSAGLIGSEAVKFLADKGMSVVGIDNNMRKSFFGEEACTQWNLQSLKRQVPSYQHYDCDIRDNATLEKIFKHYANDIAVIIHAAAQPSHDWAASNPHVDFTVNANGTLNLLELTRQHCKDATFIYLSTNKVYGDTPNNLPLEELARRFEVATLHPYYGFGIDENMSIDQNKHSLFGVSKAAADLMVQEYGRYFGMNTVCFRGGCLTGPAHSGTKLHGFLAYLMRCAITHKPYSIYGYKGKQVRDNIHSFDLVSAMWHFIEAPKSGAVYNLGGGPGNNCSVLEAISFCQEISGEELMWNYVNDNRIGDHIWWVSDVRKFKQDYPNWDFQYNLITTLTEIYHAIKETQGSSYEYA
- a CDS encoding NAD-dependent epimerase/dehydratase family protein; its protein translation is MKKILITGGAGFVGSSLAITFKQHHQDCHVICLDNLSRRGSELNLTRLREQGVEFVHGDVRNSEDLAKIKEIDWLIECSAEPSVHAGYGDSPAYLMNTNLLGLINCLEYLRQYGGKMAFLSTSRVYPIQALRALPLKIENQRFELDLKETVSGLCSKGIAEHFSIEGFRSLYGATKLCGELLIHEYSQMYGIPAIINRCGVLAGPWQMGKVDQGFMALWVARHVFGGGLKYMGFGGEGMQVRDVLHVNDLYQLLLRQMCSAEDHQGAVYNVGGGYANSLSLCELTAIVSDITGKQCQIDCDPQTREADIPYYVTDITKVNQKTQWAPQIKIPQIVEEIDRWMCEHKAMLAPIFTA